From the genome of Pelmatolapia mariae isolate MD_Pm_ZW linkage group LG12, Pm_UMD_F_2, whole genome shotgun sequence, one region includes:
- the carnmt1 gene encoding carnosine N-methyltransferase isoform X1 gives MAETTGQEGAKGGPHYIKERIKYSPEEEARLERKHFWRIIDAFRYYRIHVQEQVKRAERQFQSLPQHHQDLLPHVLSNLAQIGQCADHNQEVLQAIVHHSLHMFENMEYGEREDPRKIRPSSTFDMDKLKSTIKQFVRDWSESGQAERDSCYKPIIQEIQRLFPSDQYDVSKVSVLVPGAGLGRLAWEIARLGYMCQGNEWSFFMLFSSNFVLNRCEKVNALTLYPWIHQFSNNKRSSDQTRPIRFPDVNPQSLSLSADFSMVAGDFVEVYNEPESWDCVATCFFIDTAHNVLEYVETIWKILKPGGVWINLGPLLYHFENMANELSVELSYEDIRTAMVRFGFHIEVEKESMQTTYTENDRSMLRYVYDCAYFVVRKPAELQYFNGQNEDQLQNSPPAAKSPRREGPDSPT, from the exons atGGCTGAAACAACAGGACAAGAAGGAGCTAAAGGTGGACCACATTatataaaagaaagaataaaatacaGCCCGGAGGAGGAGGCCAGGCTGGAAAGGAAACATTTCTGGAGAATAATTGATGCTTTTAGATATTACAG GATCCATGTTCAGGAGCAGGTCAAACGCGCGGAGCGTCAGTTTCAGAGTCTTCCGCAACACCACCAGGATCTGCTGCCGCACGTTTTGTCCAACCTAGCCCAGATTGGCCAGTGTGCGGACCACAACCAGGAGGTGCTGCAGGCTATCGTCCACCACAGCCTCCACATGTTTGAGAACATGGAATACGGAGAGAGG GAGGATCCAAGGAAGATTCGTCCATCCTCTACATTTGACATGGACAAACTTAAGTCCACCATAAAACAGTTTGTGAGAGACTGGAGTGAGTCAGGCCAGGCTGAGAGGGACTCCTGCTATAAGCCCATCATCCAAGAGATCCAAAGACTTTTCCCAAGTGATCAATA TGATGTGTCTAAGGTGAGCGTGCTGGTTCCGGGTGCTGGGCTTGGCCGTCTAGCCTGGGAGATAGCTCGGCTGGGTTACATGTGCCAGGGAAACGAATGGAGCTTCTTCATGCTCTTCTCCTCAAACTTTGTTCTCAATAG GTGTGAAAAGGTGAATGCTCTGACACTCTACCCCTGGATCCATCAGTTTAGCAACAACAAGCGATCCTCTGACCAAACACGACCAATCAGATTCCCTGATGTCAACCCTCAGAGCTTGTCACTAAGTGCAGACTTCTCCATGGTAGCAGGGGACTTTGTGGAGGTCTACAATGAGCCag AGTCCTGGGACTGTGTGGCTACCTGCTTCTTCATCGACACGGCTCATAATGTGTTGGAGTATGTGGAAACTATCTGGAAGATTCTTAAGCCTGGTGGAGTGTGGATCAACCTGG gtcCACTGCTGTATCACTTTGAGAACATGGCCAATGAGCTCTCAGTTGAGCTTAGCTACGAAGACATTAGGACAGCAATGGTCAGATTTGGCTTCCACATCGAG GTGGAGAAGGAGTCAATGCAGACCACCTACACAGAGAACGACCGGTCGATGCTGAGATACGTTTACGACTGTGCCTACTTTGTTGTGCGGAAGCCTGCAGAGCTGCAGTACTTTAACGGTCAAAACGAAGACCAGCTACAAAACTCTCCACCGGCTGCTAAGTCGCCACGCCGAGAGGGTCCCGACAGCCCGACGTGA
- the carnmt1 gene encoding carnosine N-methyltransferase isoform X2 yields MVMVISVAGEAWVSALCLPARIHVQEQVKRAERQFQSLPQHHQDLLPHVLSNLAQIGQCADHNQEVLQAIVHHSLHMFENMEYGERQEDPRKIRPSSTFDMDKLKSTIKQFVRDWSESGQAERDSCYKPIIQEIQRLFPSDQYDVSKVSVLVPGAGLGRLAWEIARLGYMCQGNEWSFFMLFSSNFVLNRCEKVNALTLYPWIHQFSNNKRSSDQTRPIRFPDVNPQSLSLSADFSMVAGDFVEVYNEPESWDCVATCFFIDTAHNVLEYVETIWKILKPGGVWINLGPLLYHFENMANELSVELSYEDIRTAMVRFGFHIEVEKESMQTTYTENDRSMLRYVYDCAYFVVRKPAELQYFNGQNEDQLQNSPPAAKSPRREGPDSPT; encoded by the exons ATGGTTATGGTGATCAGTGTAGCTGGTGAAGCCTGGGTCTCAGCTCTGTGTCTTCCTGCCAGGATCCATGTTCAGGAGCAGGTCAAACGCGCGGAGCGTCAGTTTCAGAGTCTTCCGCAACACCACCAGGATCTGCTGCCGCACGTTTTGTCCAACCTAGCCCAGATTGGCCAGTGTGCGGACCACAACCAGGAGGTGCTGCAGGCTATCGTCCACCACAGCCTCCACATGTTTGAGAACATGGAATACGGAGAGAGG CAGGAGGATCCAAGGAAGATTCGTCCATCCTCTACATTTGACATGGACAAACTTAAGTCCACCATAAAACAGTTTGTGAGAGACTGGAGTGAGTCAGGCCAGGCTGAGAGGGACTCCTGCTATAAGCCCATCATCCAAGAGATCCAAAGACTTTTCCCAAGTGATCAATA TGATGTGTCTAAGGTGAGCGTGCTGGTTCCGGGTGCTGGGCTTGGCCGTCTAGCCTGGGAGATAGCTCGGCTGGGTTACATGTGCCAGGGAAACGAATGGAGCTTCTTCATGCTCTTCTCCTCAAACTTTGTTCTCAATAG GTGTGAAAAGGTGAATGCTCTGACACTCTACCCCTGGATCCATCAGTTTAGCAACAACAAGCGATCCTCTGACCAAACACGACCAATCAGATTCCCTGATGTCAACCCTCAGAGCTTGTCACTAAGTGCAGACTTCTCCATGGTAGCAGGGGACTTTGTGGAGGTCTACAATGAGCCag AGTCCTGGGACTGTGTGGCTACCTGCTTCTTCATCGACACGGCTCATAATGTGTTGGAGTATGTGGAAACTATCTGGAAGATTCTTAAGCCTGGTGGAGTGTGGATCAACCTGG gtcCACTGCTGTATCACTTTGAGAACATGGCCAATGAGCTCTCAGTTGAGCTTAGCTACGAAGACATTAGGACAGCAATGGTCAGATTTGGCTTCCACATCGAG GTGGAGAAGGAGTCAATGCAGACCACCTACACAGAGAACGACCGGTCGATGCTGAGATACGTTTACGACTGTGCCTACTTTGTTGTGCGGAAGCCTGCAGAGCTGCAGTACTTTAACGGTCAAAACGAAGACCAGCTACAAAACTCTCCACCGGCTGCTAAGTCGCCACGCCGAGAGGGTCCCGACAGCCCGACGTGA
- the wu:fa19b12 gene encoding uncharacterized protein C9orf40 homolog has product MAKRRAEDTLLHNSPSKRCYRSICAVDIQAESMAPSGGVSPPSLLALLGTRCRKRPQYFDEEETASYRKTSHCDARKRAVNVSAVQTSGSFQDRRSSSSVTSSQKRPREDSEEPDTAVPKSNDKADEDANTEDCTYNSFQYWRVPLPQLDLSLLEDASDHSKTKDKSKASSSDAMET; this is encoded by the exons ATGGCAAAGAGGCGCGCCGAGGACACCCTGCTGCACAACTCTCCCTCCAAGAGGTGTTACCGCTCCATTTGCGCTGTTGACATACAGGCGGAGAGCATGGCTCCGTCCGGGGGCGTGAGTCCGCCGTCCCTCCTGGCTTTGCTGGGGACCCGCTGCAGAAAGAGGCCGCAATATTTCGACGAAGAAGAGACCGCTTCTTATCGCAAGACTTCACACTGCGATGCCAGGAAGCGTGCAGTAAATGTTTCGGCGGTGCAGACGTCTGGAAGTTTCCAGGACCGTcgcagctccagctcagtcacgAGCTCCCAGAAACGACCACGAGAGGACAGCGAGGAGCCAGATACCGCTGTTCCCAAATCTAATGATAAA GCTGATGAGGACGCAAACACTGAAGACTGCACTTACAACTCCTTCCAGTATTGGAGGGTGCCTTTACCTCAGCTTGACCTTTCACTGCTAGAAGATGCAAGCGACCACtccaaaacaaaagacaagtCAAAAGCATCTTCTTCTGACGCCATGGAGACTTGA